A genome region from Geodermatophilus bullaregiensis includes the following:
- a CDS encoding DUF5703 family protein — translation MSTADDYEYAPLRIPPGTSRSAAATMLSLQVDVGGWELARLQLHADGTRKAILRRRARLSYLPMPVT, via the coding sequence GTGAGCACGGCCGACGACTACGAGTACGCGCCGCTGCGGATCCCGCCGGGCACGTCCCGCTCCGCAGCGGCCACCATGCTGAGCCTCCAGGTCGACGTCGGCGGATGGGAGCTGGCCCGCCTGCAGCTGCACGCCGACGGCACCCGCAAGGCCATCCTGCGGCGCCGTGCGCGGCTGTCCTACCTGCCGATGCCGGTCACCTGA